The following nucleotide sequence is from Magnetococcus sp. PR-3.
TGACACGATTCATTCCGGCGGCTTGACGTTCCCGAGCTTTTTCGAAAGGATTTTCATGAGCGATTTTTGTGGGGCCACCTGCATTCTCTTCCATCACCGAGCGTAGATCATCGAGATGCTTGATCAGAATCATGATCAATTTATCCTTGATCTTATCACGCACATCAAAAGAGAGCTCTTTAAGCATGCTGCGGTGAAACTCAATGAGGAATACATCATTGTTGCACACCACACTGGTGGTACGCTTACGAGGGCTTAAAAAAGCCACTTCACCAAACAGGTTTCCTGGCTTAAGGGTCGCAATTTCATCCCCGATGCCGCGCTTGTAAACAGCCAGTGTCCCCTTAAGAATAATAAAGAAGGAATCCCCCGCATCATCTTCATTAACGATGGGATCACCTTTTTGATACTTAAGAAACCGAGCTCCATTGAGTTGTGAGATCGCCTCTTTTTCCTCTTTGCTAAAACCACGAAAAAAAGGAAGCTTGTCCAGAAACACCCGTTTGATCATGCGATCCACTCCACAATACTAGGCCAAGATAAGGTCATTGACATTCACACCCTCAATCAAAGCAATAAAGCACAAACCGGACCAGTATACCTGGAACCTTCTGCCCCCTCAAGCACACCAACGACGCCATGTTTTTCTTAATAAGGCTTCAAAAGCTGGCGAAAAACGCAAAGCAGAGCCCACGTGGCTTTGCGACAGCTTGTCACGCAACCCGTCACGAACAGCGGCAAGCGCATCCAAGTTTTGTGCTTTGGCAACAGCACAGTCAATATAAGCTTGATCACTGTCAGCAATCCATGACGTCATTTCTACATCGGTCATAATACTGCCACCAACCCGATCCCGATGCCCCACGCCCAGTCGGGTAACCATTGGTACGCCCTGCCACAACCCTTGCAATGTGGTTATTATGCCATTGCATGGCAGCGTGTCCAAAGCAAGATCAATATGCTGATAATCCTCCCCACTGCTCGCATCCTGCTCATGCTTAAAAAACTGTACGCGATCACGACCGATCCCAAGCTGTGCGAACTGCCGCACGACTCTATCTAAAGTCGATCGGTCTTGCAAAGAGGCCGCCCTTAAAGCCAAGCGACTCTCAGGCATCTTCTTAAGGATCTCAGCCCATAAACGTAAGCTACGCGGGCTCCAAGCTCCCATATCATTAAAACAGCCAAAGGTGACATACCCCTTTAGTCGGGCAGGAAGTGGCGTTAGGGGTAGCCATGGTTGGTCTGGCTCATAACAGTAGGCAACATGGGGTAAACGCAGAACAGGCTCACTATAGAACGGCTCAGATGCCTCGGGAGCTGTAAGCTCATCTAAAACAATCCCATCGATACTCTCCAAACCACGGGTATTGGCATACCCCGCCCAGCATAACTGTACTGGGGCCGGCTTCAAGGCAAAGACGGGCAGACGATTATGGGATGCATGCCCCCCGACATCTATCAAAATGTCCACACCGTCACCCCCAATACGTTGAGCAAGCGCCTCATGAGAGAGGTGACGACACGAAACAACCTCATCGGCCTGAACATAAAGACCTTCAGTCTTAGCAATGTCTTTGTCGGCATTGTCATACAGATAATGTTCTAGCCCCCAACCCCGGAGCCCTCCAAGCACAGCGCGTAACATCTCATTCATACCCTGCTGTTCAACGCTGGATAGAACCCACCCAACACGGATATCCCGCTCAGGGTCTGCTGTATTTGACCATTGTTTTTGTGCAATGAATCTTTTTTTCACCTCTGCACCAAAACCCAGGTGGTGATAGAAGAGTGTATAAGGGTCAATATCTTGATAGTTCAACCCCAAAAGATAGCTGGAGTAAGCCCCTAATGCTGAAGGGTTAAGCGCCAACCCGACGGCCATGGCGTCACTACCTTCTGAACACTTACCTTGTTTGATCAACGCAAGTCCTAAATGAATGTGCGCCTGCGGCAATTTATCATTCAAAGCCAGCGCATGCCGACACCAATGTACCGACTCTTCCAGACGGAATTGCTGACTGAGTGTCAGGCCAAGGTTCGCGCAAACCATCGCAAAATCTGGCTTAAGAGAGATCGCTTGCCGAAAAGCTGTTTCGGCTTGCTTAGTATCCCCCATAATCTGATGCAACATGCCATAGTTAGCATAGACAGCCGCCCGGTTCGGATTCAATTTCAAGCTGGTTTCAAAAGCAGTTAACGCCTCTGGCCACGCCCCTAAAGCTTGAAAAGCAACACCTTTGATATCCCAAAGAGCCGCATCCATCACCCCCTCATGTTCCGCTTGCTGAAGAAGGGTCAATGCCTCTTCATACTTCCCTTCTAGTTGCAGCGCACTCCCATAAACCATCCAAGGGTTAATGGAGTCTGGAGGCTCTTGTCGCATGTGATCAAAGAGTTGCTGCTTAAGCACGGCTTTATGCACACTTCGAAAAAGAGCCACCCACTGATTAAAGGTCAACAGATGGTACCGCTCCCCTTGCAATAGAAGCTTCCAAGCATCAACAGAACGTCCCAAACGCAGCAACAGTGAGGTCTTAAGATGTTGGTAACGCACCCGGTTTGACGCCACAAACAGGGCTTGATCTATCGCTTCCAAAGCAGCTTGCCACTGCTGCAGCCCTTCATAGCAACTGGCAAGTGCTGCCCAAAGTTGTTCGGATGGTTTATCTTGTTTTTGTAGGACGTTAAGATGTTCGAGCGCCTTGGCATATGCACCACGAAGAATCTGTACCTGAGCCAAATTAAAACGCGCCCCTTCAAGTGAAGGGTGTAACTGCAACGCCCTATGGAATGCGGTTTCAGCCTCTTCTAACAAACCAGCCTCTTTGGCTGAGTTCCCTAAATTATAGTGCCACACAAAGAGCTCAGGCCACTGTTTGGTGACCTGACGTAATACCCCTAATGCAACTCTGTTACTCTTCAAACGACGAAGCATCACCGCCAAATGCCCTAAGAAATAGGGATCTTCCGGTGGTTCAATCATTAATGGCTTGATCAAGGAGGCCAGCTGATTCAGATCTCCTTTGGCCATGCAGCGCAAAGCAGCCTCCAATTCAGGATAACTTTCATCTATAGTTTTTTCGGTCATGTCATATCCTAAAGAGAAACCAATCTTTCCATCCTTAGAATAACATGCTTAAGAACAAGCAGGTAAGGTAAGGACTACCAATCTTAAGCATTTCCTGATATTGATAGGGGCTTGGTCATTGATTCATTTAGCCCTACAGCAAGCCAATTTATAAATGGGGGTTGACATCGACCACATGATCCAACAGAGTGTTGGGAATGTCTGCGAGATGCGTGCGGCACATAAAATTTATTTATCTATAATAAGTTAAAGGGACTAAACCGGTCTCCATTTCAACGGTTTAAAAAGCCCTATCTACCGTCGGATTTATGTAAATTCGGCATTCCGTTTGTCAGCAACAACCGGTAAACGCCATGCAAGACCCCACGAAGATCAGCGATCGTGACAATGGCAAGGTGGAAGTTAAGCATACCACCTGCTATATGTGTGCCTGCCGCTGCGGAGTCCGTGTGACCCTGCGTGATGGTGAGGTTCGTCACATTCAGGGTAACCCTGAACACCCCTTAAATAAGGGGGTCATCTGCGCCAAGGGCTCCTCGGGCGTGATGAAACAACTTTCGCCAGCCCGCCTGCTTAATCCCCTCAAACGTAAAGAGGGTAGTGAGCGTGGAAATCCTGAGTTTGAAGTGATTACTTGGGATGAAGCGTTTGGCATCATGGAAGATCGCTTAGGAAAAATTCGGGCAACCGACCCTAAGAAATTTGCCATGTTTACTGGTCGTGACCAGATGCAGGCCTTAACCGGCATGTTTGCCAAAAACTTTGGTACACCAAACTTTGCCGCTCACGGTGGATTCTGCTCGGTCAACATGGCCACAGGCATGATCTACACCATGGGTGGTTCCTTCTGGGAGTTTGGTGGACCTGATCTTGAGCGTGCCAAGCTGTTTGTTATGATCGGCACCGCAGAAGATCACCACTCCAATCCACTTAAGCGTGAGATTGGTCACTTCAAGAGCCACGGTGGCCGGATGATTTCGGTCAACCCAGTACGTACCGGCTACTCGGCTGTTGCTGATCAATGGATCGGTATCAAGCCCGGCACCGATGCCGCTCTGTTTATGGCCATCATCAACATTCTGATCAGCGAAGGACTCTACGATAAAGAGTTCCTGCGTGAGTTCAGTAATGCCGGTGAACTGGTCATTATGGATGAAGGTGAACAGGAAGGTATGCTGCTGCGTACCGGTGCTGAAAAGCCCGCTGGAACCTTTGATCCTGAAGATCGTATGTGGT
It contains:
- a CDS encoding Crp/Fnr family transcriptional regulator; translated protein: MIKRVFLDKLPFFRGFSKEEKEAISQLNGARFLKYQKGDPIVNEDDAGDSFFIILKGTLAVYKRGIGDEIATLKPGNLFGEVAFLSPRKRTTSVVCNNDVFLIEFHRSMLKELSFDVRDKIKDKLIMILIKHLDDLRSVMEENAGGPTKIAHENPFEKARERQAAGMNRVIYEGKDGMVITHLGGLKAKIEKGDNVKEVEMVKLNDKLPSNMMRALETKGLDPSEYYAGDGYLIPKAASRAWHQAMTAGAVQMREQQQQIDHFQNIDNLYS
- a CDS encoding O-linked N-acetylglucosamine transferase family protein, which encodes MTEKTIDESYPELEAALRCMAKGDLNQLASLIKPLMIEPPEDPYFLGHLAVMLRRLKSNRVALGVLRQVTKQWPELFVWHYNLGNSAKEAGLLEEAETAFHRALQLHPSLEGARFNLAQVQILRGAYAKALEHLNVLQKQDKPSEQLWAALASCYEGLQQWQAALEAIDQALFVASNRVRYQHLKTSLLLRLGRSVDAWKLLLQGERYHLLTFNQWVALFRSVHKAVLKQQLFDHMRQEPPDSINPWMVYGSALQLEGKYEEALTLLQQAEHEGVMDAALWDIKGVAFQALGAWPEALTAFETSLKLNPNRAAVYANYGMLHQIMGDTKQAETAFRQAISLKPDFAMVCANLGLTLSQQFRLEESVHWCRHALALNDKLPQAHIHLGLALIKQGKCSEGSDAMAVGLALNPSALGAYSSYLLGLNYQDIDPYTLFYHHLGFGAEVKKRFIAQKQWSNTADPERDIRVGWVLSSVEQQGMNEMLRAVLGGLRGWGLEHYLYDNADKDIAKTEGLYVQADEVVSCRHLSHEALAQRIGGDGVDILIDVGGHASHNRLPVFALKPAPVQLCWAGYANTRGLESIDGIVLDELTAPEASEPFYSEPVLRLPHVAYCYEPDQPWLPLTPLPARLKGYVTFGCFNDMGAWSPRSLRLWAEILKKMPESRLALRAASLQDRSTLDRVVRQFAQLGIGRDRVQFFKHEQDASSGEDYQHIDLALDTLPCNGIITTLQGLWQGVPMVTRLGVGHRDRVGGSIMTDVEMTSWIADSDQAYIDCAVAKAQNLDALAAVRDGLRDKLSQSHVGSALRFSPAFEALLRKTWRRWCA